A stretch of Prunus dulcis chromosome 6, ALMONDv2, whole genome shotgun sequence DNA encodes these proteins:
- the LOC117632399 gene encoding transcription factor DIVARICATA yields the protein MKFEMEILSPSSYFSSSNWLLEESKSTQWTPAENKMFENALAVHDKDTPDRWLKVAALIPGKTAMDVMKQYEELEVDVGKIEAGLVPIPGYSASPFTLEWVNRHGYDGFKQSYGLGGKRSSSARPADHERKKGVPWTEDEHKLFLLGLKKYGKGDWRNISRNFVVTRTPTQVASHAQKYFIRQLSGGKDKRRASIHDITTVNLNDMRTPSPDNKRPLSPEHSSVPQQPNSAATARTPFQWHHQQGGGANMAFNQAHRNMFMSHPYGISSYGLKMQGQDLHKGAANNSYYGPQNMVFQMQSAQHYPYG from the exons ATGAAGTTTGAAATGGAAATTCTATCGCCTTCAtcctatttttcaagttcaaattgGCTTCTTGAAGAGAGCAAGAGCACACAATGGACCCCGGCAGAGAACAAAATGTTCGAAAACGCCTTGGCGGTGCACGACAAGGACACACCAGACCGGTGGCTTAAGGTGGCAGCACTGATACCTGGGAAGACAGCAATGGATGTGATGAAGCAGTATGAGGAATTGGAAGTTGATGTTGGCAAAATAGAAGCAGGGCTGGTTCCAATTCCTGGCTATAGTGCCTCTCCATTCACATTGGAGTGGGTGAATAGACATGGCTATGATGGGTTCAAGCAGTCTTATGGGCTTGGTGGTAAGAGATCTTCATCAGCTAGGCCTGCTGatcatgaaagaaagaaaggtgTTCCATGGACTGAAGATGAACACAA GCTGTTTCTACTGGGGCTGAAAAAGTATGGCAAAGGGGACTGGAGGAACATCTCACGCAATTTTGTGGTAACTCGAACACCGACTCAAGTGGCTAGTCATGCACAGAAGTACTTTATCAGGCAGCTTTCAGGGGGGAAGGATAAGCGAAGAGCCAGCATCCATGACATAACAACCGTCAATCTCAACGACATGAGAACTCCATCTCCAGACAATAAAAGGCCTCTCTCTCCTGAGCACTCATCTGTGCCTCAGCAGCCAAATTCTGCTGCCACTGCCAGGACTCCGTTTCAGTGGCATCACCAGCAAGGCGGTGGAGCAAACATGGCTTTCAATCAAGCACATAGAAATATGTTCATGTCCCATCCTTATGGGATTAGTTCATATGGACTTAAAATGCAGGGGCAAGATCTGCACAAAGGTGCTGCTAATAACTCTTACTATGGACCTCAAAATATGGTTTTCCAGATGCAATCCGCACAGCACTACCCGTATGGATGA
- the LOC117631807 gene encoding laccase-4-like, translating to MEMVRVIRALVLVACLLFPASVECMVRHYKFNVVQKKTSRLCSSKPIVTVNGRYPGPTIYAREDDTVLIKVVNHVKYNVSIHWHGIRQLRTGWADGPAYITQCPIQPGQNYVYNFTITGQRGTLWWHAHILWLRATVHGALVILPKLGVPYPFPAPQKEVVVILGEWWKSDVESVINQALKSGSAPNVSDAHTINGHPGPLSTCSSQGGFKLPVRPGKTYMLRIINAALNEELFFKIANHKLTVVEVDAVYTKPFKTDTVLIAPGQTTNVLLSTNHGTGKYLVAASPFMDNPTILVDNKTATATLHYTGTLESTRTTLTAPPPQNATVVATKFTNSLRSLNSVKFPARVPLKIDHSLLFTVGLGLHTCASCANGNRVVADINNVTFVMPKISLLQAHFFNISGVFTDDFPGNPLNPYNYTGPQPTNMQTMKGTRLYRLAYNSTVQLVLQDTGMIAPENHPVHLHGFNFFEVGRGLGNFNPKTDPKRFNLIDPVERNTIGVPSGGWTAIRFRADNPGVWFMHCHLEVHTTWGLKMAFVVDNGKGPNESVLPPPSDLPKC from the exons atggagATGGTGCGTGTGATTCGTGCCTTGGTTTTGGTGGCTTGTTTGTTGTTTCCAGCATCAGTGGAATGCATGGTTCGACATTACAAGTTCAAT GTGGTGCAAAAGAAAACCTCAAGATTATGTTCAAGCAAGCCCATTGTCACAGTCAATGGAAGGTACCCTGGGCCCACCATATATGCTAGGGAAGATGACACAGTGCTGATCAAGGTGGTCAACCACGTCAAATACAATGTTAGCATCCATTG GCATGGAATCCGACAACTGCGGACGGGTTGGGCTGATGGGCCGGCGTACATAACCCAATGTCCAATTCAACCCGGTCAAAACTATGTGTACAACTTCACCATCACTGGGCAAAGGGGCACACTTTGGTGGCATGCACACATCCTGTGGCTCAGGGCCACAGTCCATGGCGCCTTGGTCATCTTACCCAAGCTTGGGGTCCCATACCCATTTCCTGCACCCCAAAAAGAAGTTGTTGTAATCTTAG GTGAATGGTGGAAATCAGATGTGGAATCTGTTATTAATCAGGCTTTGAAATCTGGCTCAGCCCCAAATGTCTCTGATGCTCACACAATTAATGGTCATCCGGGCCCTCTCTCCACCTGCTCTTCACAAG GAGGGTTTAAATTACCAGTAAGACCTGGCAAGACATACATGCTAAGAATCATCAATGCTGCGCTCAATGAAGAGCTCTTCTTCAAGATTGCCAACCACAAACTAACCGTGGTTGAGGTTGATGCTGTGTACACAAAACCCTTCAAAACTGACACCGTTCTGATAGCCCCAGGGCAGACCACAAACGTTCTTCTATCAACCAACCATGGCACAGGCAAGTACTTGGTTGCGGCCTCACCTTTCATGGACAATCCAACCATCCTTGTAGACAACAAAACTGCCACTGCTACTTTGCACTATACGGGCACCCTCGAAAGCACTAGGACCACCCTCACAGCCCCACCTCCTCAAAATGCCACAGTAGTTGCAACAAAGTTTACAAATTCCCTCAGAAGCCTGAATTCAGTCAAGTTTCCTGCTAGGGTTCCATTGAAAATTGACCACTCTCTTTTGTTCACTGTTGGCCTTGGCCTTCACACTTGTGCTTCATGTGCCAATGGCAACAGAGTGGTGGCAGATATCAATAATGTCACATTTGTGATGCCCAAAATCTCACTTCTTCAAGCACATTTCTTCAACATAAGTGGAGTTTTTACCGATGATTTTCCCGGGAACCCTCTGAATCCTTATAATTATACTGGTCCACAGCCGACGAATATGCAGACCATGAAGGGGACTAGGCTTTATAGACTTGCTTATAACTCTACAGTGCAGCTTGTGTTGCAAGACACTGGGATGATTGCCCCTGAAAACCATCCAGTTCATCTTCATGGGTTTAATTTCTTTGAGGTTGGGAGGGGATTGGGGAATTTCAACCCAAAGACGGATCCAAAAAGATTTAATCTTATTGACCCTGTTGAGAGGAACACAATAGGAGTGCCATCTGGTGGATGGACTGCTATTAGATTCAGGGCTGATAATCCAG GAGTTTGGTTTATGCATTGCCATCTTGAAGTGCACACAACATGGGGGCTTAAGATGGCATTTGTGGTGGACAATGGCAAAGGCCCAAATGAATCTGTTCTACCACCTCCAAGCGACCTTCCCAAGTGTTAG
- the LOC117631809 gene encoding uncharacterized protein LOC117631809 → MEGQATTPTRRVMVVADPTRESASALQYALAHVVLEHDELILFFVENQNTWRNTFTTLLKIPSIASTAIATMSLEGINVEEGVDFLEEMKNACKRVKPKLSVRAERMGMEDGKDKANTILHQSNALGIDIIIIGQRRRISIEILGTYTWPGAGRGTTNKAIDTADYLIENSKCACVAVQKKGQDGGYLLNSRTHKNFWLLA, encoded by the exons ATGGAAGGCCAAGCAACCACGCCTACACGTCGAGTAATGGTGGTGGCGGATCCAACCCGAGAGTCAGCGAGCGCGCTTCAATATGCGCTCGCTCATGTAGTGCTCGAACACGATGAATTAATCCTCTTCTTTGTCGAGAACCAAAACACGTGGCGAAACACATTCACGACGCTGCTCAAAATACCTAGCATTGCCTCCACGGCCATAGCCACCATGTCCTTGGAAGGGATCAACGTAGAGGAGGGCGTGgattttcttgaagaaatgaaGAATGCATGCAAGCGTGTTAAGCCAAAGCTGAGTGTGCGTGCGGAGAGGATGGGAATGGAAGATGGCAAGGACAAAGCCAACACTATCCTACATCAAAGCAATGCTCTTGGGAttgatattataattataggGCAACGGCGGAGAATTTCTATCGAAATCCTAGG AACATATACGTGGCCTGGAGCCGGGCGAGGGACGACTAACAAAGCCATAGACACAGCAGattatttgattgaaaatagCAAGTGTGCTTGTGTTGCTGTACAGAAAAAGGGCCAGGATGGAGGCTACCTTCTCAACTCAAGAACCCACAAAAACTTCTGGCTTCTGGCTTAA
- the LOC117631806 gene encoding protein NRT1/ PTR FAMILY 8.2-like, which produces MAEDDVPTKAAAAEDLYTKDGTVDFRGNPAKRNSTGTWKACPFILGNECCERLAYYGMSSNLVIYFKTQLDQTSAVAAKNNSNWGGTCYLTPLLGAFLADAYLGRYKTIASFSIIYVIGMTLLTMSASVPGLKPTCSEKDNCHANGGQTAATFIALYLIALGTGGIKPCVSSYGADQFDDDDEVEKKHKGSFFNWFYFSINVGALIASSVLVWIQENVGWGWGFGVPAVAMAIAVVSFFSGTRLYRNQKPGGSPLTRIIQVLVASVRKYKVKVPEDKSLLYETADAESSSIQGSRKLDHTNEFRFFDKAAVEVQSDHIKDSKDPWRLSTVTQVEELKSIIRLLPIWATGIIFAAVYNQMSNFFVLQGTLMDIRVGHSSFEIPAASLSIFDTLSVIFWVPIYDRVLVPVARKYTGHKNGLTTLQRMGIGLFISIFSMICAAVLELIRLRSVREHNYYEYKHMPMSVFWQVPQYFLIGAAEVFTFIGQLEFFYDQAPDAMRSLCSALSLSTVALGNYFNSILVTIVTKTTTKNKNPGWIPNNLNYGHLDYFFWLLAVLSVLNLGAYLLISKWYTYKKTVGTLR; this is translated from the exons ATGGCAGAAGATGATGTGCCCAccaaagcagcagcagcagaagaTCTATACACCAAAGATGGGACTGTGGATTTTCGTGGAAACCCAGCTAAGAGAAATTCCACAGGAACCTGGAAAGCCTGCCCTTTTATTCTAG GGAATGAATGCTGTGAAAGATTGGCTTACTATGGGATGAGCTCTAATCTGGTGATTTATTTCAAGACTCAACTAGACCAAACCAGTGCTGTTGCTGCCAAAAATAACTCAAATTGGGGTGGAACATGCTACCTCACCCCCTTACTTGGAGCTTTTCTGGCTGATGCCTATTTGGGAAGATACAAGACTATTGCCTCCTTCTCAATCATCTATGTCATT GGGATGACACTTTTGACAATGTCAGCATCGGTCCCGGGACTGAAACCAACCTGTTCAGAAAAAGACAATTGCCATGCAAATGGTGGACAAACTGCAGCAACTTTCATAGCACTTTACCTAATAGCATTGGGGACTGGTGGGATTAAGCCTTGTGTCTCATCCTATGGAGCAGACCagtttgatgatgatgatgaggttgAAAAGAAACACAAGGGTTCTTTCTTCAATTGGTTCTATTTTTCCATTAATGTTGGTGCTTTGATTGCCAGCTCTGTGCTGGTGTGGATACAAGAAAATGTGGGTTGGGGATGGGGTTTCGGCGTTCCAGccgttgccatggcaattGCTGTAGTGAGTTTCTTTTCAGGTACTCGGTTATATAGGAATCAGAAGCCTGGAGGTAGCCCTCTGACACGCATAATTCAGGTGCTGGTGGCATCTGTGAGAAAATACAAGGTGAAAGTTCCCGAAGACAAGTCCCTTTTGTATGAGACTGCAGATGCAGAGTCTTCGTCCATCCAAGGAAGCCGCAAACTTGATCACACAAATGAATTTAG GTTCTTTGACAAAGCAGCAGTGGAGGTACAATCCGACCATATAAAGGACTCAAAAGACCCATGGAGACTTAGTACAGTTACTCAAGTGGAGGAGCTAAAATCAATCATAAGGCTGCTTCCCATATGGGCAACTGGTATCATCTTTGCTGCTGTCTACAATCAGATGAGCAACTTTTTTGTATTGCAAGGCACCCTTATGGATATTCGTGTGGGCCACTCTAGCTTCGAAATCCCAGCAGCATCTCTTTCCATCTTCGACACCCTTAGTGTCATTTTCTGGGTCCCAATATATGATCGAGTCCTTGTCCCAGTAGCTAGAAAATACACTGGTCACAAGAATGGCCTAACCACACTCCAGAGGATGGGGATTGGCCTCTTCATCTCCATATTTTCCATGATATGTGCTGCAGTTTTGGAACTCATCAGACTCAGAAGTGTTCGAGAGCATAACTATTATGAATATAAGCACATGCCCATGTCAGTTTTTTGGCAAGTACCTCAGTATTTCCTCATAGGAGCTGCAGAAGTTTTCACATTCATAGGACAGTTGGAGTTTTTCTATGATCAGGCACCTGATGCCATGAGGAGCTTGTGTTCTGCCCTCTCACTGTCCACAGTTGCACTAGGAAACTACTTCAACTCTATTCTTGTGACCATTGTTACCAAGACAACTACGAAGAACAAGAATCCTGGATGGATACCGAACAATTTGAATTACGGACACCTTGATTATTTCTTCTGGTTATTGGCAGTGCTGAGTGTTCTGAACCTAGGAGCATATCTCTTGATATCCAAGTGGTACACGTATAAAAAGACCGTCGGAACTCTGCGTTGA
- the LOC117631810 gene encoding uncharacterized protein LOC117631810, which produces MIRKRYQDVKAGYQLAKSLNAQKYLKKIGLGKEDYYFWKQIGKALLCTYTLFGVAWLYNEKSPLGWWTLKPKPKEERELAHLYERRQFPYPGDEEAMEEFVAKGGMIGTTIGPKGFVETDKDAFNYQKELQNKKLDQEAQKLWLRMKNEVIQELQEKGYVGDAE; this is translated from the exons ATGATTCGCAAACGCTATCAGGATGTCAAAGCAG GGTACCAATTGGCCAAATCGTTGAACGCTCAGAAGTACTTGAAGAAGATAGGACTGGGCAAGGAAGACTACTACTTCTGGAAACAAATAGGCAAGGCTTTGCTATGCACATATACTCTTTTCGGCGTAGCGTGGCTCTACAACGAGAAATCACCACTCGGCTGGTGGACGCTGAAGCCTAAGCCCAAGGAAGAGAGGGAGCTGGCGCACCTGTACGAGCGTCGACAGTTCCCCTACCCGGGCGACGAAGAAGCCATGGAAGAGTTTGTTGCCAAGGGGGGAATGATCGGCACGACAATTGGCCCTAAAGGGTTCGTTGAGACGGACAAAGATGCGTTTAATTATCAGAAGGAGTTGCAGAATAAGAAGCTGGATCAGGAAGCTCAGAAGCTGTGGTTGAGGATGAAGAATGAGGTCATTCAGGAGCTTCAAGAGAAGGGCTACGTAGGTGACGCTGAGTGA